CGGCACGTCGCCGCCGCCGAGCCGGATCGTGCCGCGCACGTCGTCGCCCGCCGCGATCTGGCGCTTCTCGTAGAACTCCCGGTACGTTGGGAGGTAGGACTTGGGGGCGACGCCGAGCACCGCGCCGCGGTGGACCACGACCGCGCAGTTGAGGATCCGGTGCCGCAGCCGCAGCGGGGCGCCGACGACGAGCACCGGCAGCAGGTCGGCCGACGCCGCGACGACGTCGAGCAGCGCCCGCTCCACCTCGTCGAGCAGGACGTCCTGCATCACGACGTCCTCGAGCGAGTAGCCCGACAGCGTCAGCTCGGGGAACACCGCCACCCCGACGCCCTCGTCGTGGCAGGCCCGGGCCGACTCCAGCACCGCCCGGGCGTTGGCGGCGGGGTCGGCCAGCGCGGTGTGCAGGGTGCAGGCGGCGACGCGCACGAAGCCGTGGCGGTACGCGGAACGGAAGTCCGACACCCGCGCAGTCTGACACCCGGCGGACGTCGGGCCGAGCTGGGAAGGTGGTGGCATGGGTCGCACGGAGGTCGACGTCGTCGTCGTGGGCGCCGGTTTCGCCGGGCTCTACATGCTGCACCGGCTGCGCGGCGCCGGGCTGTCGGCCGCGGTGCTGGAGGCGGGTGACGGCGTCGGCGGCACCTGGTACTGGAACCGCTACCCGGGGGCCCGCTGCGACTCCGAGAGCTACTACTACTCGTACTCCTTCTCCGAGGAGCTCCAGCAGGAGTGGGAGTGGACCGAGCGCTACCCGACCCAGGCCGAGATCCTGCGCTACCTCGAGCACGTGGCCGACCGGTTCGACCTGCGCCGCGACATCCGCTTCGGCACCCGCGTCACGCAGGCCGCCTTCGACGACGACACGGGCCGCTGGGACGTGCGCGCGGAGTCCGGCGAGCGGTGGTCGGCGCAGTTCCTCGTGACCGCGGTGGGCTGCCTGTCCGCGGCGAACATCCCGCGGATCCCCGGCCTCGACGGCTTCGGCGGCGAGTGGTTCCACACCGGGCGCTGGCCGCACGAGGGCGTCGACCTGGCCGGGAAGCGGGTCGGCGTCGTGGGCACCGGGTCCACCGGCATCCAGGCCATCCCGGTGATCGCCGAGCAGGCCGCGCACCTCACGGTCTTCCAGCGCACCGCGAACTACAGCATCCCGGCCCGCAACGGCCCGATGACGCGGGAGTTCGCGGCCGAGGTGAAGGCGGGCTACGCCGACATCCGCGCCCGGCAGCGGGCCTCCACCAACGGCCACCCGTTCACGATCAGCCCGACCTCCGCGCTGGCCGTCACCGACGAGGAGCGCCGCGCGGTGTACGAGGCCGCGTGGGAGCGGGGCGGGCTGCGGTTCCGCGCGTCGTTCGCCGACCTGCTGGCCGACCGCGCCGCCAACGACACGGCGTCGGACTTCATCCGCGACAAGATCCGCGGGATCGTCCACGACCCGGCGACGGCGGAGAAGCTCGTCCCGCTCGACCACCCGTTCGCCACGAAGCGCCCGCCGATCGACACGCACTACTTCGAGACCTACAACCGGCCGAACGTCTCCCTGGTCGACGTCGGGGCCACGCCGATCGAGGAGGTCACCGCCACCGGCGTCCGGACCTCCGACGGCGAGCACGAGCTGGACGTCATCGTGTTCGCCACCGGCTTCGACGCCATGACCGGCCCGCTGCTCGGCATCGACATCCGCGGCGCCGGCGGCGTCGCGCTGCGGGACCGCTGGGCGGCCGGGCCGGTGAGCTACCTCGGCCTGCAGGTCGCCGGCTTCCCCAACCTGTTCACGATCACCGGGCCCGGCAGTCCCTCGGTGCTGACGAACATGCCCACCTCGATCGAGCAGCACGTCGACTGGATCACCGACGCCGTCGAGCACCTGCGCGAGGAGGGCGTCGACCGCATGGAGGCCACCACCGCCGCCCAGGACGCGTGGGTCGCGCACGTCAACGAGGCGGCGGCGCGCACGCTGCTCCCGGAGGCCGGCACGTCGTGGTACCTCGGGGCGAACGTGCCCGGCAAGCCACGGGTCTTCATGCCGTACGCGGGCGGGTTCGCGGCCTACGTGCGGGCCTGCGACGAGGTGGCCGCCGACGGCTACCCGGGGTTCGAGCTGACGTCGCGCTAGCCAGTTACTCGTCGGTAGGGCACCATCTGGCGGCATGAGTGAGTTCGCGGGACGCGTCGCTGTGGTGACCGGGGCGGGATCGGGTATCGGACGGGCGCTGGCCCAGGACCTCGCGCGCCGCGGGGCCCGGCTCGCGCTGTCCGACGTCGACAAGGACGGGCTGGCCGAGACCGTCGGCTCGCTGTCCGGGGCCGAGGTGCGCAGCGACGCGCTCGACGTCACCGACCGCGGGGCCGTGCTGGCCTACGCCGACGACGTCGTGGCGCAGTTCGGGCGGGTCAACCAGGTCTACAACAACGCCGGCATCGCCTTCGCCGGCAACATCCTCACCTCGGAGTTCGAGGAGATCGAGCGCGTCGTCGACATCGACTTCTGGGGCGTCGTCAACGGGACGAAGGCGTTCCTGCCGCACCTGATCAACTCCGGCGACGGGCACGTGGTCAACGTGTCCAGCCTGTTCGGGCTGCTCTCGGTGCCCAGTCAGAGCGCGTACAACGCGGCGAAGTTCGCGGTGCGCGGGTTCACCGAGTCGCTGCGCCAGGAGATGCTGATCGCGAAGTACCCGGTGCAGGTCACCTGCGTGCACCCCGGCGGCATCAAGACCGGCATCGCCCGCAACGCCGCCCGCGGCAAGGGCTTCGAGGACGGCGCGGCGATGGAGCGCTTCGACAAGCAGATGCTGCGGATGACCCCGGAGAAGGCCGCCGAGATCATCCTGTCCGGCGTGCGCCGCAACCGCGCCCGGGTGCTCGTCGGCAACGACGCCAAGGTGCTCGACGCGGTGGTGCGCCTGCTCGGCTCGGCCTACCAGCGCCCCTTCTCGATCGTCGCGGGGCGCACCCTGAAGTAGCGGCCTACTGTGGCCGAGTGGATCAAGTGCGGACCAGGACGGCGCCCGGGCCGCTCGTCGCGGCGGCGTTCCTCGCGACGATGGTCGGCACCACGCTGCCGACCCCGCTCTACCCGATCTACCAGCAGGAGCTGGGCTTCGGCGGGCTGATGGTGACGGTCGTGTTCGCGACCTACGCCGTCGGGGTGCTGGCGGCCCTGCTGCTGTTCGGGCGCCTGTCGGACCGGATCGGGCGCAGGCCGGTGCTGCTGCCCGGACTCGCGCTCGCTGCGGTCAGCTCGCTGGTGTTCCTCATCCCCGACAGCCTGCCCGCGCTGTTCGTCGGGCGGCTGCTGTCCGGGCTCTCGGCGGGCATCTTCACCGGCGTCGCGACCGCCACGATCGTCGACCTCGCCCCGCCGGAGGACCGGGCCCGGGCCGGGCTGCTCGCCGCCGCGGTCAACATGCTCGGGCTCGGGCTGGGTCTGGTGCTCGCGGGCGCGCTCGCCGACCTCGCCCCCCTGCCGCTGGTGCTGCCCTACCTCGTGCACCTCGGGCTCGTGGTCGTCGGCGCCGTCGCGGTGTCCGCGGTGCCCGAGCCGGTCACGCGGCAGCCGGGGCCGGTGCGGCTGGAGATCCAGCGGCTCTCCGTGCCCGCGGAGGTCCGCGCGGTGTTCGTGCGCGCCGGCATCGCGGGCTTCGCCGGGTTCGCCGTGCTGGGCTTCTTCACCGCGGTCACGCCGCTGTTCGTCGCGCAGACCCTGGGCGAACCGGGCCACCTGCTCTCCGGGCTCGTCGTGTTCTCCCTGCTCGGCAGCTCGACGGCCGGGCAGCTGCTCTCCGCGCGGCTGCCGCTGCGCACGTCGCTGCTCGGGGGCTGCCTCGCGCTGGCCGCAGGCATCGCCGTCGTCGGGCTCGGGGTGGGGCTGGAGTCGCTGCCCGTGCTGGTCGCGGGAGCGGTCGTCGCGGGGCTGGGGCAGGGCTCGAGCTTCCGCGCGGGGCTGCAGTCGGTCACCGGCGCGGCGCCCGCGGAGCAGCGCAGCGAGGTCTCGTCGAGCTACTTCCTGCTGGTCTACGTGGCGATCTCGATCCCGGTGATCGGGGTCGGCGCCGGGGCCCGGGTGTTCGGGCTCGTGCCCACCGCCGTGGTGTTCGCGGGGCTCGTCGCGGCGCTCGCGCTCGCCGCGTTCACGAGCCTGCTGCGGCGGACGTGAGCCGGTTGTGACGGACCTCGCGAACCACGCGGGAGGCCGCCCGGCGCGGCGTTCGGGCCCCCACCGGCGGGCGTCCGGAGCAGCGGGAACAGGGCGGTAGCCGCTCCCGGAATCCGGCAAA
This sequence is a window from Pseudonocardia petroleophila. Protein-coding genes within it:
- a CDS encoding MFS transporter, with the translated sequence MDQVRTRTAPGPLVAAAFLATMVGTTLPTPLYPIYQQELGFGGLMVTVVFATYAVGVLAALLLFGRLSDRIGRRPVLLPGLALAAVSSLVFLIPDSLPALFVGRLLSGLSAGIFTGVATATIVDLAPPEDRARAGLLAAAVNMLGLGLGLVLAGALADLAPLPLVLPYLVHLGLVVVGAVAVSAVPEPVTRQPGPVRLEIQRLSVPAEVRAVFVRAGIAGFAGFAVLGFFTAVTPLFVAQTLGEPGHLLSGLVVFSLLGSSTAGQLLSARLPLRTSLLGGCLALAAGIAVVGLGVGLESLPVLVAGAVVAGLGQGSSFRAGLQSVTGAAPAEQRSEVSSSYFLLVYVAISIPVIGVGAGARVFGLVPTAVVFAGLVAALALAAFTSLLRRT
- a CDS encoding flavin-containing monooxygenase, whose protein sequence is MGRTEVDVVVVGAGFAGLYMLHRLRGAGLSAAVLEAGDGVGGTWYWNRYPGARCDSESYYYSYSFSEELQQEWEWTERYPTQAEILRYLEHVADRFDLRRDIRFGTRVTQAAFDDDTGRWDVRAESGERWSAQFLVTAVGCLSAANIPRIPGLDGFGGEWFHTGRWPHEGVDLAGKRVGVVGTGSTGIQAIPVIAEQAAHLTVFQRTANYSIPARNGPMTREFAAEVKAGYADIRARQRASTNGHPFTISPTSALAVTDEERRAVYEAAWERGGLRFRASFADLLADRAANDTASDFIRDKIRGIVHDPATAEKLVPLDHPFATKRPPIDTHYFETYNRPNVSLVDVGATPIEEVTATGVRTSDGEHELDVIVFATGFDAMTGPLLGIDIRGAGGVALRDRWAAGPVSYLGLQVAGFPNLFTITGPGSPSVLTNMPTSIEQHVDWITDAVEHLREEGVDRMEATTAAQDAWVAHVNEAAARTLLPEAGTSWYLGANVPGKPRVFMPYAGGFAAYVRACDEVAADGYPGFELTSR
- a CDS encoding SDR family NAD(P)-dependent oxidoreductase, with product MSEFAGRVAVVTGAGSGIGRALAQDLARRGARLALSDVDKDGLAETVGSLSGAEVRSDALDVTDRGAVLAYADDVVAQFGRVNQVYNNAGIAFAGNILTSEFEEIERVVDIDFWGVVNGTKAFLPHLINSGDGHVVNVSSLFGLLSVPSQSAYNAAKFAVRGFTESLRQEMLIAKYPVQVTCVHPGGIKTGIARNAARGKGFEDGAAMERFDKQMLRMTPEKAAEIILSGVRRNRARVLVGNDAKVLDAVVRLLGSAYQRPFSIVAGRTLK